One region of Flavobacterium pisciphilum genomic DNA includes:
- a CDS encoding AAA family ATPase, giving the protein MNELDYSPSLLSAIKSAKSLAIQDGHSTYGVAHLAYALLFEPTGLAEVLRTLSKDIEYIKEWFDVRKEVYTSAQNNGNIIAADHEIEHVFSESNFNKIRLGADYIDAFCVFIAIIKPGLVYSDKQIDGLNLSDKELLKHFGLRNTQKSFSLAEDGEEQETIDVSYCDALYKKNIIEEGSSIIGRNKEVRLILENIERYENQGILLIGESGIGKTSIIKNLIYHLHETDPNFFEETLVLSLNSSKLVANCASENEISKKLIEIFEKLAKNGKSILFIDDIQVLLNSSSSKSNAVINIINTQLTEGSINIIATIDSDSYRKSIEGTTINGKFENIFIEELDYALLLECLDIYKNKLEKHYKIEIENEVLQEAIHLSKRFYKEKKLPYGAIDLLDRTASSVIVSNANSLVEIIRIKEQITECDPEDESKISLLKKEIYNRISCIVTSKIEVVENSKNTKNEVVTYEDIEKLSINIEAIAKEKIVKVTKAEILAVVSNATGIPLGKISAGEKEKLLTIEDKLQERVKGQSHAIKTLSEAIIESRSGLSNPKQPIGSFFFLGPTGTGKTELTKSLAELLFDDENAMIRFDMSEFKEEHSAALLYGAPPGYVGYEEGGMLVNKIRQKPYSVVLFDEIEKAHSSVYDVFLQIMDEGKVHDKLGREGDFSNAIIIFTSNIGSQWIQEQIESGHLPTSNQLIDIMSTHFRPEFLGRLTEVVPFAPINIEIAKAIFKLHLSRLQVQLISIKNISFDLSESALEYLTNKGFSKKYGARPIAGTVRTYLKKTISKLIISEAILENETIVLDIKEDEFIWEKK; this is encoded by the coding sequence ATGAACGAATTAGATTATAGTCCAAGCTTATTATCTGCAATTAAATCTGCTAAATCATTAGCTATCCAAGACGGGCATAGTACCTATGGAGTTGCTCATTTGGCTTACGCATTATTATTTGAGCCAACGGGATTGGCAGAGGTATTAAGAACATTATCAAAAGATATAGAATATATAAAAGAATGGTTTGATGTGAGAAAAGAAGTATATACTTCTGCTCAAAATAATGGTAATATTATTGCAGCTGACCATGAAATTGAGCATGTTTTTTCAGAATCAAATTTTAATAAAATTAGATTAGGAGCAGATTATATTGATGCATTTTGTGTTTTTATAGCGATTATAAAACCTGGATTGGTTTATAGTGACAAACAAATTGATGGATTAAATTTAAGTGACAAAGAACTTTTGAAACATTTTGGATTACGAAATACTCAAAAAAGTTTTAGTCTGGCAGAAGATGGAGAGGAGCAGGAAACTATTGATGTGAGCTATTGTGATGCATTATACAAAAAGAACATCATTGAAGAGGGGAGTAGCATTATTGGCAGAAATAAGGAAGTAAGATTGATACTTGAAAATATCGAACGATATGAGAATCAGGGTATTTTATTGATAGGTGAGTCAGGTATTGGTAAAACAAGTATCATAAAAAATCTTATTTATCATTTGCATGAAACTGATCCCAACTTTTTTGAAGAAACACTTGTATTGTCTTTAAATTCATCCAAACTAGTAGCCAATTGTGCTAGTGAAAATGAAATTTCAAAAAAACTAATTGAAATTTTTGAAAAATTAGCCAAAAACGGGAAAAGCATACTATTTATTGATGATATACAAGTATTGCTAAATTCTTCAAGTTCAAAATCAAATGCAGTAATTAATATCATTAATACACAATTGACAGAAGGTAGTATTAATATTATTGCCACTATTGATTCTGATTCTTATAGAAAATCAATTGAAGGTACTACCATCAATGGAAAATTTGAAAATATTTTTATAGAAGAATTAGATTATGCTTTGTTACTAGAGTGTTTGGATATTTATAAAAATAAACTAGAAAAACATTATAAAATAGAGATTGAAAACGAAGTATTGCAAGAAGCAATTCATTTATCTAAACGATTTTATAAAGAAAAAAAATTGCCTTATGGTGCTATTGATTTATTAGACAGGACGGCTTCTTCAGTAATTGTTTCTAATGCAAATTCATTAGTTGAAATTATAAGAATAAAAGAGCAAATAACAGAATGTGATCCTGAAGATGAGTCAAAAATAAGTTTGCTAAAAAAGGAAATTTACAATCGAATTAGCTGTATTGTAACTAGTAAAATTGAAGTTGTCGAAAATTCAAAAAACACTAAAAACGAAGTGGTTACTTATGAAGATATCGAGAAGTTATCAATTAATATTGAGGCTATTGCAAAAGAAAAGATTGTTAAAGTTACAAAAGCGGAGATTTTAGCTGTTGTTTCTAATGCAACAGGAATTCCTTTAGGAAAAATAAGCGCTGGAGAAAAAGAAAAGCTTTTAACAATTGAAGATAAATTACAAGAGAGGGTAAAAGGACAATCACATGCCATAAAAACACTTTCGGAGGCTATTATTGAATCTCGAAGTGGTTTGAGTAATCCTAAACAACCAATTGGATCCTTTTTCTTTTTAGGACCAACAGGAACTGGAAAAACAGAATTAACAAAATCATTAGCTGAGTTATTGTTTGATGATGAAAATGCTATGATCCGATTTGATATGTCGGAATTTAAAGAAGAGCATTCGGCAGCCTTATTATATGGAGCTCCTCCAGGTTATGTGGGTTATGAAGAAGGAGGAATGCTAGTTAATAAAATTAGACAAAAACCGTATTCAGTTGTACTTTTTGATGAAATTGAAAAGGCGCACTCCTCTGTTTATGATGTTTTTTTACAGATTATGGATGAAGGTAAGGTGCATGATAAATTAGGAAGAGAAGGTGATTTTTCTAATGCGATTATCATTTTTACATCAAACATAGGTAGCCAATGGATTCAGGAGCAAATAGAAAGTGGGCATTTGCCAACTTCTAATCAATTGATAGATATTATGAGCACTCATTTCAGACCCGAGTTTTTAGGACGTTTGACAGAAGTTGTTCCGTTTGCTCCGATAAATATCGAAATTGCTAAAGCTATTTTTAAATTACATCTAAGTCGCTTACAAGTGCAATTAATAAGCATCAAGAATATTTCATTTGATTTGTCAGAAAGTGCTTTAGAGTATTTAACAAACAAAGGATTCTCTAAAAAGTATGGAGCCAGACCTATCGCTGGAACAGTAAGAACGTATTTGAAAAAAACAATCTCAAAATTAATTATATCAGAAGCTATTCTTGAGAATGAAACTATTGTTTTGGATATAAAAGAGGATGAGTTTATTTGGGAAAAGAAATAA